In one Drosophila pseudoobscura strain MV-25-SWS-2005 chromosome X, UCI_Dpse_MV25, whole genome shotgun sequence genomic region, the following are encoded:
- the LOC4813688 gene encoding ATP-dependent RNA helicase DDX42 encodes MSGYRGIGGGGFPYRKPASSGNNMNAVPPPPVLNSRGYVPRGGAVGAGRGIPPIPSVSGTSKQGYTTLDSISQYTNSTNFVGKRKQHTDDDYFDDDDEQQHKDLEQAYIPAPGSPGAAPDKKQEESDSDEDPLEQFMAGINQQVEKEKVRAATQQPKTTTAPQLEKGVRGDIDDEDDEESYYRYMEENPNAGLRDDGSDQEIEYDEDGNPIAPPKKKDIDPLPTIYHSEIEYEPFEKNFYTAHEEIASLDEEGVRELRHTLGVKVTGPSPPNPVTSFGHFGFDEQLIKAVRKAEYTQPTPIQAQAVPTALAGRDIIGIAKTGSGKTAAFIWPLLMHLMDQRELKPGDGPIGLILAPTRELSLQIYNEAKKFGKVYNINVVCCYGGGSKWEQSKALEQGAEIVVATPGRMIDMVKMKATNLRRVTFLVLDEADRMFHMGFEPQVRSICNHVRPDRQTLLFSATFKKRIERLARDVLSDPVRIVQGDLNEANQDITQSVYVFPNPLQKWNWLLCHLVKFLSEGSVLIFVTKKADAETVANNLLVKEHNCLLLHGDMDQADRNKVITQFKRKECDILVATDVAARGLDIPHIRNVVNYDIARDIDTHTHRIGRTGRAGEKGNAFTLVTDKDKEFAGHLVRNLEGADQEVPEDLMELALKSSWFRSSRFKQGKGKKVTKTYTGLGYREPSHGGGGGGRERRGSGDRSGSGDRSPSRGSSRPGSSSDNPFSKEPRPASSAGPATDRYAAMREAFRNQYSSQFRASSDRTWEETVPQSGVFAAPAPPPPQGSSSSSSTSGGSSNNKDDSKRAKKSRWN; translated from the coding sequence ATGAGCGGCTACCGAGGAATAGGAGGTGGCGGCTTCCCATACAGGAAGCCGGCCAGCTCGGGCAACAACATGAACGCCGTGCCACCGCCACCGGTGCTGAATAGTCGCGGCTATGTGCCAAGGGGTGGTGCTGTTGGAGCCGGTCGCGGTATTCCACCGATCCCATCAGTCAGTGGGACTTCCAAACAGGGCTACACCACGCTGGACTCCATCAGTCAGTACACCAATTCCACAAACTTTGTGGGAAAACGCAAACAGCACACAGATGACGATTACttcgatgacgatgatgagcagcagcacaagGATCTGGAGCAGGCGTACATACCAGCACCAGGATCGCCCGGGGCGGCCCCGGACAAGAAGCAGGAGGAATCTGACTCGGATGAGGATCCGCTGGAGCAGTTCATGGCTGGCATCAATCAGCAagtggagaaggagaaggtgCGTGCTGCTACACAGCAGCCAAAAACCACCACCGCTCCGCAGCTGGAAAAGGGTGTTCGTGGCGACATcgatgacgaggacgatgaggaGAGCTACTACCGCTATATGGAGGAGAATCCCAACGCTGGGCTCCGCGACGATGGCTCCGACCAGGAGATCGAGTACGACGAGGATGGTAATCCGATTGCACCGCCCAAGAAGAAGGACATAGATCCCTTGCCCACCATCTACCACTCGGAGATCGAGTACGAGCCGTTCGAGAAGAACTTCTACACGGCGCACGAAGAGATAGCTTCCCTGGACGAGGAGGGGGTCCGCGAGTTGCGCCACACTCTCGGGGTGAAGGTCACCGGGCCTTCACCGCCCAATCCAGTGACATCTTTCGGTCACTTTGGCTTCGACGAGCAGTTAATCAAGGCGGTGCGAAAGGCGGAATACACACAGCCCACGCCCATCCAGGCTCAGGCGGTGCCCACCGCACTGGCAGGCAGAGACATCATCGGCATTGCCAAGACGGGCTCGGGCAAGACGGCTGCATTTATCTGGCCACTGCTCATGCACCTCATGGATCAGCGGGAGTTGAAGCCAGGCGACGGACCCATCGGACTGATCCTCGCCCCCACCCGGGAGCTCTCGCTGCAGATATACAACGAGGCCAAGAAGTTCGGCAAGGTGTACAACATCAATGTTGTCTGCTGCTATGGCGGCGGGTCCAAGTGGGAGCAGAGCAAGGCCCTGGAGCAGGGTGCTGAGATTGTGGTGGCCACGCCGGGCAGaatgatagatatggtcaagATGAAGGCCACCAATCTGAGGCGTGTGACCTTCCTGGTGTTGGACGAGGCCGATCGCATGTTCCACATGGGCTTCGAGCCGCAGGTGCGCTCCATTTGTAACCACGTGCGTCCCGACCGTCAGACGCTGCTCTTTTCGGCCACCTTCAAGAAACGCATCGAACGCCTGGCCAGAGACGTGCTCTCGGATCCAGTGCGCATCGTTCAGGGCGATCTGAACGAGGCTAATCAGGACATCACACAGTCGGTGTACGTCTTCCCCAATCCTCTGCAAAAGTGGAATTGGCTCTTGTGCCACCTGGTCAAGTTCCTCTCGGAGGGCAGTGTCCTGATCTTTGTCACCAAAAAGGCCGATGCCGAGACAGTGGCCAACAATCTACTCGTCAAGGAGCACAACTGCCTGCTGTTGCACGGCGACATGGACCAGGCGGACCGCAACAAGGTTATCACGCAGTTTAAGCGCAAAGAATGCGACATACTGGTGGCCACCGATGTGGCTGCCCGCGGTCTGGACATCCCGCACATCCGCAATGTCGTTAACTACGACATTGCCAGGGACAttgacacgcacacacatcgGATTGGTCGCACGGGTCGCGCCGGGGAGAAGGGCAATGCCTTCACTCTGGTCAccgacaaggacaaggagtTTGCGGGCCATCTGGTACGCAATCTGGAGGGGGCCGATCAAGAGGTCCCCGAGGATCTCATGGAGCTGGCCCTAAAGAGCTCCTGGTTCCGCAGCTCCCGCTTTAAGCAGGGCAAGGGCAAAAAGGTCACCAAAACGTACACGGGACTGGGCTATCGTGAGCCCTCAcatggtggcggtggtggaggCAGAGAACGGAGAGGATCCGGAGACAGAAGCGGGTCTGGAGATCGGTCACCTTCACGCGGTAGCTCGAGGCCTGGCAGTAGCTCCGATAATCCCTTCTCCAAGGAGCCAAGGCCTGCCTCCAGTGCCGGCCCCGCCACAGATCGCTATGCCGCGATGCGAGAGGCCTTCCGCAATCAGTACAGCTCTCAGTTTCGGGCCTCCAGCGATCGCACTTGGGAAGAGACGGTGCCCCAGTCGGGGGTGTTTGCTGCCCCGGCACCGCCACCACCCCAAGGATCATCATCGTCCTCCAGCACCAGCGGCGGAAGCAGTAACAACAAGGACGACTCAAAACGCGCCAAGAAGAGTCGCTGGAACTGA
- the tna gene encoding zinc finger MIZ domain-containing protein 2 isoform X2, with protein sequence MQLILDKIPMYSKQTTKRNSKKKNDEMNQQAGSSRAPATGGQISPPGGSSTTNNNSLDQQQQQHHLQHQQQHPQQQQQQQQQQYYSQQQQQQHQYQQQQRESFLAYQQQQQQQQQQQQQHHQQQQQRSGGLGVGGGVAGGNFMLGNELIGGDSLRSLNNTFGPNSEFTSLTSGGTSGGGGATASLGGLSTTSVQSGQQGYPAAMVAANQQQQQQHQQQQQQQQQQQQQQHMSGMDAMGGYSQMSGGMHPGANGGMMSNAQYMNGGGASGQAGSYNGSQGMGMGYGNGGGGIGPQRHHQMTPMNQMQTMSMVGQCPGGNGGLGMSPMQQQAAQQMGGGMNPMAKMQGMANGGYPQQAPPPQQQRRMTPYPHPQMHMAQKRAGAGAGVGGVGGVYPNLVQQQQPPQMYGGQQMHPGAGGVPLPMQAGGAGNGYGRGGPMVGGSGGYGRMSAANGMGPNGGPVMGPMGPGGMAGAGMGPGPGCMSQQQRFMPQAGGGVPGVGYGGAGGPGGAFYPGAGGGNGVGMPQAGGGSMCPAGPGGGVATTGNPYQNQGFQQNYQHSPVPGNPTPPLTPACSVPYVSPNPDIKPPMDNSEEMRLTFPVRDGIILAPFRLLHNLSVSNHVFHLKQNVYNTLMCRTDLELQLKCFHQDDRQMNTNWPHTVTVSANATPLNIERSEKNSTALRPLYLKAVCQPGRNTLQLTASSCCCSHLFVLQLVHRPSVRQVLQTLHKRNLLPLEHSVQKIKRNLGLPPDGQAVGNGAEVSPSQQCTKISLKCPITKSRIRLPARGHECKHVQCFDLEAYLMINSERGSWRCPECSKSAITDTLEIDQYIWAILNTLSNSDVDEVIIDSSANWRALQHNGGMPNAPAVGGSAASGGASTPSNVPTGNPISSNGPSVMPAIKQELMPVVKQELCDDMAKVMSPGSTQLPTWDNSQAMSPYNMHDMNSIASGNMMGNQHGNRGSYDNFSGNHSDGSGGLSNGDGGVNSLDQLNAMEKSLSDQMPHTPHTPGAVSHPMTPGGPPSVSSSHNEPISGGTPNASSSNNNNSSSTGHNSPQTPGTPSRMGGGIGSAENQQQQQQEQLLNSLMNSQTQLKFTETDLSAELQSFDAAAAGINDTAHDLNLLQDVDPMEILSYLDPQPDLNTPPSSGSSNNNASDDLLATLFD encoded by the exons GAAAAATGATGAAATGAACCAGCAGGCGGGCTCCTCAAGGGCGCCAGCCACAGGGGGCCAAATCTCACCGCCGGGTGGCAGTAGCACAACTAACAACAACAGTCTtgatcaacagcagcagcagcatcatctgcaacaccagcaacagcatccgcaacagcagcagcagcagcaacagcagcagtactacagccaacagcagcagcagcagcatcagtatcagcagcaacaacgcgAAAGTTTTCTGGcctaccagcagcaacagcagcagcagcagcagcaacagcaacagcatcaccagcagcagcagcagagatcCGGAGGATTAGGCGTCGGCGGAGGTGTGGCTGGTGGCAATTTTATGCTCGGCAATGAGCTCATCGGAGGCGACAGCCTGCGCAGCCTGAACAACACTTTTGGCCCCAATTCGGAGTTCACTTCGCTAACGAGCGGAGGCACCAGTGGCGGCGGAGGCGCCACTGCCTCTCTGGGAGGCCTGAGCACCACGAGCGTCCAGAGCGGACAGCAGGGATATCCTGCTGCCATGGTGGCAGCgaatcagcagcaacagcagcaacatcaacagcaacagcagcaacagcagcagcagcagcagcaacagcacatGTCCGGCATGGATGCCATGGGCGGTTACAGTCAG ATGAGTGGCGGCATGCATCCGGGCGCCAACGGTGGCATGATGTCCAATGCCCAGTACATGAATGGCGGAGGAGCCAGTGGACAGGCAGGCAGCTACAACGGCAGCcagggcatgggcatgggctaCGGCAATGGAGGAGGTGGCATCGGACCACAGAGGCATCATCAA ATGACGCCCATGAATCAAATGCAAACCATGTCAATGGTTGGTCAATGCCCTGGAGGCAATGGAGGACTAGGGATGAGCCCCATGCAACAGCAGGCGGCCCAGCAGATGGGCGGCGGCATGAATCCCATGGCCAAGATGCAGGGCATGGCCAACGGCGGCTATCCGCAGCAGGCGCCGCCCCCACAACAGCAGCGTCGCATGACACCGTATCCACATCCGCAGATGCACATGGCCCAGAAGCGGGCCGGCGCAGGAGCAGGCGTTGGCGGAGTGGGCGGAGTGTATCCCAATcttgtgcagcagcagcagccgccgcagatGTACGGCGGCCAGCAGATGCATCCCGGAGCTGGGGGCGTGCCACTGCCGATGCAGGCGGGCGGAGCTGGGAATGGCTACGGTCGCGGTGGACCAATGGTGGGCGGCAGTGGGGGCTACGGCCGCATGTCGGCTGCCAATGGCATGGGCCCGAACGGGGGACCCGTCATGGGCCCCATGGGACCTGGTGGCATGGCAGGCGCTGGCATGGGACCCGGTCCCGGCTGCatgagccagcagcagcgtttCATGCCACAAGCGGGCGGTGGTGTGCCCGGCGTGGGATACGGAGGCGCTGGCGGCCCGGGAGGAGCATTCTATCCGGGTGCCGGTGGCGGCAATGGCGTAGGAATGCCACaggcaggcggcggcagcatgTGCCCGGCGGGACCGGGCGGCGGCGTGGCCACAACAGGCAATCCATACCAGAATCAAGGTTTCCAGCAAAACTATCAGCACAGTCCAGTTCCTGGTAATCCAACGCCGCCGCTGACACCCGCATGCAGTGTCCCATACGTGAGCCCCAATCCGGATATAAAGCCACCAATGGATAACA GCGAAGAAATGAGACTGACATTCCCGGTACGCGATGGCATCATTTTGGCACCGTTCCGCCTGCTGCACAATCTGTCTGTGAGCAATCATGTGTTCCATCTGAAGCAGAATGTTTACAATACGCTGATGTGCCG CACCGACTTGGAGCTGCAGTTGAAGTGCTTCCACCAGGATGATCGCCAGATGAACACCAATTGGCCGCACACCGTCACCGTCTCCGCCAATGCCACGCCTCTGAATATCGAGCGATCCGAGAAGAACAGCACTGCTTTGCGTCCGCTTTACTTGAAGGCTGTGTGCCAGCCAGGACGCAACACCCTACAGCTGACGGCCAGTTCCTGTTGTTGT TCGCATTTGTTTGTGCTGCAACTAGTCCATCGACCATCGGTGCGTCAAGTGCTCCAGACGTTGCACAAACGCAATCTATTGCCGCTCGAgcatagcgtgcagaagatcaAGCGGAATCTGGGCCTGCCTCCCGATGGCCAAGCGGTGGGCAATGGTGCGGAAGTATCGCCATCGCAGCAGTGCACCAAGATCTCATTGAAGTGCCCCATCACCAAGTCTCGAATACGTCTGCCCGCCAGGGGCCACGAGTGCAAGCACGTGCAATGCTTCGATCTGGAGGCGTATCTGATGATCAACAGCGAGCGGGGCTCCTGGCGCTGTCCGGAGTGCAGCAAGTCGGCCATCACCGACACCCTGGAGATCGATCAGTACATCTGGGCCATACTCAACACGCTTAGCAACTCGGATGTGGATGAGGTGATCATTGACTCGTCTGCCAACTGGCGGGCCCTGCAGCACAACGGCGGGATGCCCAATGCCCCAGCAGTTGGTGGGTCCGCTGCCAGTGGAGGAGCATCCACCCCCTCGAATGTTCCTACTGGCAATCCCATCAGCAGCAATGGTCCCAGTGTGATGCCTGCCATCAAGCAGGAACTGATGCCCGTCGTGAAGCAGGAACTGTGCGACGACATGGCCAAGGTGATGTCGCCAGGCTCCACACAGCTCCCCACGTGGGACAATTCGCAGGCGATGAGTCCGTACAATATGCATGACATGAACTCTATTGCCAGTGGCAATATGATGGGCAATCAGCA TGGCAATCGCGGCAGCTATGACAACTTTAGTGGCAACCACAGCGATGGCAGTGGCGGTCTGTCCAACGGCGATGGTGGTGTCAACTCTTTGGATCAACTAAACGCCATGGAAAAGTCTCTGAGCGATCAG ATGCCCCATACACCGCACACGCCAGGGGCAGTCAGCCATCCCATGACTCCCGGTGGCCCTCCAAGTGTTAGCTCCTCCCACAACGAGCCCATCAGTGGAGGGACACcaaatgccagcagcagcaacaacaacaatagcagcagcacggGGCACAACTCTCCACAGACACCAGGGACGCCCAGTCGCATGGGCGGAGGCATTGGAAGTGCagagaaccagcagcagcagcagcaggagcagctgctgaacAGCCTGATGAACAGCCAGACGCAGCTGAAGTTCACGGAGACAGATCTGAGTGCCGAGCTGCAGAGTTTCGAtgctgcagcggcaggcaTCAATGATACGGCGCATGATTTGAAT CTTCTGCAAGATGTGGATCCCATGGAAATCCTCTCGTACCTGGATCCCCAACCAGACCTCAATACGCCTCCttccagtggcagcagcaacaataatgcCAGCGATGATCTGCTGGCCACATTGTTCGACTAA
- the tna gene encoding zinc finger MIZ domain-containing protein 2 isoform X1 — protein MNQQAGSSRAPATGGQISPPGGSSTTNNNSLDQQQQQHHLQHQQQHPQQQQQQQQQQYYSQQQQQQHQYQQQQRESFLAYQQQQQQQQQQQQQHHQQQQQRSGGLGVGGGVAGGNFMLGNELIGGDSLRSLNNTFGPNSEFTSLTSGGTSGGGGATASLGGLSTTSVQSGQQGYPAAMVAANQQQQQQHQQQQQQQQQQQQQQHMSGMDAMGGYSQMSGGMHPGANGGMMSNAQYMNGGGASGQAGSYNGSQGMGMGYGNGGGGIGPQRHHQMTPMNQMQTMSMVGQCPGGNGGLGMSPMQQQAAQQMGGGMNPMAKMQGMANGGYPQQAPPPQQQRRMTPYPHPQMHMAQKRAGAGAGVGGVGGVYPNLVQQQQPPQMYGGQQMHPGAGGVPLPMQAGGAGNGYGRGGPMVGGSGGYGRMSAANGMGPNGGPVMGPMGPGGMAGAGMGPGPGCMSQQQRFMPQAGGGVPGVGYGGAGGPGGAFYPGAGGGNGVGMPQAGGGSMCPAGPGGGVATTGNPYQNQGFQQNYQHSPVPGNPTPPLTPACSVPYVSPNPDIKPPMDNSEEMRLTFPVRDGIILAPFRLLHNLSVSNHVFHLKQNVYNTLMCRTDLELQLKCFHQDDRQMNTNWPHTVTVSANATPLNIERSEKNSTALRPLYLKAVCQPGRNTLQLTASSCCCSHLFVLQLVHRPSVRQVLQTLHKRNLLPLEHSVQKIKRNLGLPPDGQAVGNGAEVSPSQQCTKISLKCPITKSRIRLPARGHECKHVQCFDLEAYLMINSERGSWRCPECSKSAITDTLEIDQYIWAILNTLSNSDVDEVIIDSSANWRALQHNGGMPNAPAVGGSAASGGASTPSNVPTGNPISSNGPSVMPAIKQELMPVVKQELCDDMAKVMSPGSTQLPTWDNSQAMSPYNMHDMNSIASGNMMGNQHGNRGSYDNFSGNHSDGSGGLSNGDGGVNSLDQLNAMEKSLSDQMPHTPHTPGAVSHPMTPGGPPSVSSSHNEPISGGTPNASSSNNNNSSSTGHNSPQTPGTPSRMGGGIGSAENQQQQQQEQLLNSLMNSQTQLKFTETDLSAELQSFDAAAAGINDTAHDLNLLQDVDPMEILSYLDPQPDLNTPPSSGSSNNNASDDLLATLFD, from the exons ATGAACCAGCAGGCGGGCTCCTCAAGGGCGCCAGCCACAGGGGGCCAAATCTCACCGCCGGGTGGCAGTAGCACAACTAACAACAACAGTCTtgatcaacagcagcagcagcatcatctgcaacaccagcaacagcatccgcaacagcagcagcagcagcaacagcagcagtactacagccaacagcagcagcagcagcatcagtatcagcagcaacaacgcgAAAGTTTTCTGGcctaccagcagcaacagcagcagcagcagcagcaacagcaacagcatcaccagcagcagcagcagagatcCGGAGGATTAGGCGTCGGCGGAGGTGTGGCTGGTGGCAATTTTATGCTCGGCAATGAGCTCATCGGAGGCGACAGCCTGCGCAGCCTGAACAACACTTTTGGCCCCAATTCGGAGTTCACTTCGCTAACGAGCGGAGGCACCAGTGGCGGCGGAGGCGCCACTGCCTCTCTGGGAGGCCTGAGCACCACGAGCGTCCAGAGCGGACAGCAGGGATATCCTGCTGCCATGGTGGCAGCgaatcagcagcaacagcagcaacatcaacagcaacagcagcaacagcagcagcagcagcagcaacagcacatGTCCGGCATGGATGCCATGGGCGGTTACAGTCAG ATGAGTGGCGGCATGCATCCGGGCGCCAACGGTGGCATGATGTCCAATGCCCAGTACATGAATGGCGGAGGAGCCAGTGGACAGGCAGGCAGCTACAACGGCAGCcagggcatgggcatgggctaCGGCAATGGAGGAGGTGGCATCGGACCACAGAGGCATCATCAA ATGACGCCCATGAATCAAATGCAAACCATGTCAATGGTTGGTCAATGCCCTGGAGGCAATGGAGGACTAGGGATGAGCCCCATGCAACAGCAGGCGGCCCAGCAGATGGGCGGCGGCATGAATCCCATGGCCAAGATGCAGGGCATGGCCAACGGCGGCTATCCGCAGCAGGCGCCGCCCCCACAACAGCAGCGTCGCATGACACCGTATCCACATCCGCAGATGCACATGGCCCAGAAGCGGGCCGGCGCAGGAGCAGGCGTTGGCGGAGTGGGCGGAGTGTATCCCAATcttgtgcagcagcagcagccgccgcagatGTACGGCGGCCAGCAGATGCATCCCGGAGCTGGGGGCGTGCCACTGCCGATGCAGGCGGGCGGAGCTGGGAATGGCTACGGTCGCGGTGGACCAATGGTGGGCGGCAGTGGGGGCTACGGCCGCATGTCGGCTGCCAATGGCATGGGCCCGAACGGGGGACCCGTCATGGGCCCCATGGGACCTGGTGGCATGGCAGGCGCTGGCATGGGACCCGGTCCCGGCTGCatgagccagcagcagcgtttCATGCCACAAGCGGGCGGTGGTGTGCCCGGCGTGGGATACGGAGGCGCTGGCGGCCCGGGAGGAGCATTCTATCCGGGTGCCGGTGGCGGCAATGGCGTAGGAATGCCACaggcaggcggcggcagcatgTGCCCGGCGGGACCGGGCGGCGGCGTGGCCACAACAGGCAATCCATACCAGAATCAAGGTTTCCAGCAAAACTATCAGCACAGTCCAGTTCCTGGTAATCCAACGCCGCCGCTGACACCCGCATGCAGTGTCCCATACGTGAGCCCCAATCCGGATATAAAGCCACCAATGGATAACA GCGAAGAAATGAGACTGACATTCCCGGTACGCGATGGCATCATTTTGGCACCGTTCCGCCTGCTGCACAATCTGTCTGTGAGCAATCATGTGTTCCATCTGAAGCAGAATGTTTACAATACGCTGATGTGCCG CACCGACTTGGAGCTGCAGTTGAAGTGCTTCCACCAGGATGATCGCCAGATGAACACCAATTGGCCGCACACCGTCACCGTCTCCGCCAATGCCACGCCTCTGAATATCGAGCGATCCGAGAAGAACAGCACTGCTTTGCGTCCGCTTTACTTGAAGGCTGTGTGCCAGCCAGGACGCAACACCCTACAGCTGACGGCCAGTTCCTGTTGTTGT TCGCATTTGTTTGTGCTGCAACTAGTCCATCGACCATCGGTGCGTCAAGTGCTCCAGACGTTGCACAAACGCAATCTATTGCCGCTCGAgcatagcgtgcagaagatcaAGCGGAATCTGGGCCTGCCTCCCGATGGCCAAGCGGTGGGCAATGGTGCGGAAGTATCGCCATCGCAGCAGTGCACCAAGATCTCATTGAAGTGCCCCATCACCAAGTCTCGAATACGTCTGCCCGCCAGGGGCCACGAGTGCAAGCACGTGCAATGCTTCGATCTGGAGGCGTATCTGATGATCAACAGCGAGCGGGGCTCCTGGCGCTGTCCGGAGTGCAGCAAGTCGGCCATCACCGACACCCTGGAGATCGATCAGTACATCTGGGCCATACTCAACACGCTTAGCAACTCGGATGTGGATGAGGTGATCATTGACTCGTCTGCCAACTGGCGGGCCCTGCAGCACAACGGCGGGATGCCCAATGCCCCAGCAGTTGGTGGGTCCGCTGCCAGTGGAGGAGCATCCACCCCCTCGAATGTTCCTACTGGCAATCCCATCAGCAGCAATGGTCCCAGTGTGATGCCTGCCATCAAGCAGGAACTGATGCCCGTCGTGAAGCAGGAACTGTGCGACGACATGGCCAAGGTGATGTCGCCAGGCTCCACACAGCTCCCCACGTGGGACAATTCGCAGGCGATGAGTCCGTACAATATGCATGACATGAACTCTATTGCCAGTGGCAATATGATGGGCAATCAGCA TGGCAATCGCGGCAGCTATGACAACTTTAGTGGCAACCACAGCGATGGCAGTGGCGGTCTGTCCAACGGCGATGGTGGTGTCAACTCTTTGGATCAACTAAACGCCATGGAAAAGTCTCTGAGCGATCAG ATGCCCCATACACCGCACACGCCAGGGGCAGTCAGCCATCCCATGACTCCCGGTGGCCCTCCAAGTGTTAGCTCCTCCCACAACGAGCCCATCAGTGGAGGGACACcaaatgccagcagcagcaacaacaacaatagcagcagcacggGGCACAACTCTCCACAGACACCAGGGACGCCCAGTCGCATGGGCGGAGGCATTGGAAGTGCagagaaccagcagcagcagcagcaggagcagctgctgaacAGCCTGATGAACAGCCAGACGCAGCTGAAGTTCACGGAGACAGATCTGAGTGCCGAGCTGCAGAGTTTCGAtgctgcagcggcaggcaTCAATGATACGGCGCATGATTTGAAT CTTCTGCAAGATGTGGATCCCATGGAAATCCTCTCGTACCTGGATCCCCAACCAGACCTCAATACGCCTCCttccagtggcagcagcaacaataatgcCAGCGATGATCTGCTGGCCACATTGTTCGACTAA